In a genomic window of Dyadobacter fermentans DSM 18053:
- a CDS encoding saccharopine dehydrogenase family protein, producing MQKVLVIGLGKVGSLVGTLLSKRFLVTGVDRAQPAVALPFQVVTGDVNDSLFVESVLMGFDAVVSCMPYNLNLPIARQAHKSGIHYFDLTEDVPTTAAIREMAQDSRSVLAPQCGLAPGFIGIVGMDLAKRFTKIRDIELRVGALPRYPNGLMGYSFTWSPAGVVNEYLNDAEVIHNGVRKMVPSLEGTEMINIEGQEFEAFSTSGGLATMCETLEGKVDTLNYKTIRYPGHCSLMRFLLYELCLKDKRALVEEILTEAKPPVQQDVVYVYAVVEGWKGDHLEREEFYRAYHPIEIDGQHWRAISWTTAASIASVVEMVADGVLPDRGFVRQEDILLDDFFKTLNGWYFTQNND from the coding sequence ATGCAAAAAGTACTTGTAATCGGCTTGGGAAAGGTAGGCTCGCTGGTGGGCACTTTGCTGAGCAAGCGGTTCCTCGTGACGGGCGTCGATAGGGCCCAGCCCGCCGTTGCACTGCCGTTTCAGGTGGTGACCGGCGATGTGAACGATTCCCTCTTTGTAGAAAGTGTGTTAATGGGCTTCGATGCCGTGGTGTCGTGCATGCCCTACAACCTGAACCTTCCCATTGCGCGCCAGGCACATAAGTCGGGCATTCATTATTTCGATCTGACCGAAGACGTGCCAACAACTGCCGCCATCCGCGAAATGGCGCAGGATAGCCGCAGCGTACTGGCGCCGCAATGCGGCCTGGCGCCGGGCTTTATCGGTATCGTAGGCATGGATCTGGCCAAACGTTTTACCAAAATCCGTGATATCGAGCTTCGCGTGGGTGCATTGCCCCGCTATCCGAACGGCCTGATGGGCTATTCCTTCACCTGGTCGCCTGCCGGCGTGGTGAACGAGTACCTCAACGACGCCGAGGTGATCCACAACGGCGTGCGGAAAATGGTGCCCTCGCTGGAAGGGACCGAGATGATCAATATTGAAGGACAGGAGTTTGAAGCATTCAGCACTTCCGGCGGCCTCGCTACCATGTGCGAGACGCTCGAAGGCAAGGTGGATACATTGAATTACAAAACCATCCGCTACCCCGGGCATTGCAGCCTGATGCGCTTCCTGCTATATGAGCTGTGCCTGAAAGACAAGCGGGCATTGGTAGAGGAAATCCTGACGGAAGCCAAGCCGCCCGTGCAACAGGATGTGGTGTATGTGTATGCCGTGGTGGAGGGCTGGAAAGGCGATCACCTAGAACGGGAAGAATTTTACCGCGCTTACCATCCCATTGAAATTGATGGCCAGCATTGGCGGGCTATTTCCTGGACTACCGCGGCTTCCATCGCGTCGGTAGTGGAAATGGTGGCCGACGGTGTATTGCCGGACAGGGGCTTTGTCAGGCAGGAAGACATTCTGCTGGACGATTTTTTCAAAACCCTGAACGGCTGGTACTTTACGCAAAACAACGATTGA
- the amaB gene encoding L-piperidine-6-carboxylate dehydrogenase: MTDIVDILNRLGIRTENHGVTTGTASWEGGGALNESFSPVDGAKIGAVRQAASEDYDRAVEAAALAFKKWRSIPAPRRGDIVRQMGDQLRERKHELGTLVSYEMGKSAQEGLGEVQEMIDICDFATGLSRQLYGLTMHSERPQHRMYEQWHPLGITGIITAFNFPVAVWSWNAMIAWVCGNVCVWKPSEKTPLTALACQQIILSVLRDNDLPEGVSCVVTGGREVGEWIAQDTRIALVSATGSIPMGRSVGEQVARRLGKSLLELGGNNAIIVTPSADLKVAIPAIVFGAVGTAGQRCTSTRRLIVHDSIFDEVKTRLISAYGQLKIGNPLDPAYHVGPLIDRHAVMQYEKAVEEIRQAGGTFAVEPGVLEGNAYASGCYVSPCIAEVENHWAMVQHETFAPILYLIRYHDVDEAIAVQNDVPQGLSSAIFTMDLRDAERFLSHTGSDCGIANVNIGTSGAEIGGAFGGEKETGGGRESGSDAWKAYMRRQTNTINYGTALPLAQGIKFEID, translated from the coding sequence ATGACGGACATTGTTGATATTCTAAATAGACTAGGCATCCGGACCGAAAACCACGGCGTAACTACCGGGACGGCCAGCTGGGAGGGCGGCGGCGCATTAAATGAATCGTTCTCGCCGGTGGATGGTGCAAAAATAGGGGCGGTGCGCCAGGCTGCCAGCGAGGATTACGACCGGGCGGTGGAAGCGGCTGCGCTTGCATTCAAAAAATGGCGCAGCATACCGGCGCCCAGGCGCGGAGATATTGTACGGCAAATGGGCGATCAATTGCGGGAGCGTAAGCACGAGCTGGGTACGCTTGTCAGTTATGAAATGGGCAAGAGTGCGCAGGAAGGCTTGGGCGAGGTGCAGGAGATGATCGATATCTGTGATTTTGCTACCGGACTTTCAAGGCAGCTTTACGGCCTCACGATGCACAGCGAGCGCCCGCAGCATCGCATGTACGAGCAGTGGCATCCGCTGGGCATTACCGGCATTATTACGGCGTTCAACTTCCCGGTGGCCGTATGGTCCTGGAATGCGATGATCGCCTGGGTGTGCGGCAATGTGTGCGTGTGGAAGCCTTCGGAAAAAACACCGCTGACTGCCCTTGCTTGCCAGCAAATTATCCTGTCTGTGCTGAGGGACAATGACTTGCCCGAGGGCGTGTCGTGCGTGGTGACTGGCGGCCGGGAGGTGGGTGAATGGATTGCGCAAGATACCCGGATCGCCCTCGTGTCGGCCACGGGAAGCATTCCGATGGGCCGTTCGGTAGGGGAGCAGGTGGCTCGCCGACTGGGAAAAAGCCTGCTCGAACTCGGGGGGAACAATGCGATTATTGTCACGCCCAGCGCGGATTTGAAAGTAGCGATCCCCGCCATCGTATTCGGCGCGGTGGGCACGGCCGGGCAGCGTTGCACATCTACCCGCAGGCTGATCGTCCATGATTCTATTTTCGACGAAGTGAAAACCCGTTTGATAAGCGCCTACGGCCAGTTAAAAATTGGTAATCCACTCGATCCAGCCTATCACGTCGGTCCGCTGATCGACCGGCATGCGGTAATGCAGTATGAAAAAGCCGTGGAGGAAATCAGGCAGGCGGGCGGGACGTTTGCCGTGGAGCCGGGCGTGCTGGAAGGGAATGCTTATGCGTCGGGGTGCTATGTTTCGCCGTGTATTGCGGAGGTGGAAAACCACTGGGCCATGGTGCAGCACGAAACTTTCGCCCCGATCTTATATCTGATCCGCTATCATGATGTAGATGAGGCTATTGCCGTTCAAAACGATGTGCCGCAGGGTCTTTCGTCAGCCATTTTTACGATGGATTTGCGCGATGCCGAGCGGTTTCTCTCGCACACGGGCTCCGATTGCGGCATTGCAAATGTCAATATCGGTACTTCCGGCGCTGAAATTGGCGGTGCATTTGGCGGGGAAAAGGAAACGGGCGGCGGCCGGGAGTCGGGGTCGGATGCCTGGAAAGCTTATATGCGGCGGCAAACGAATACGATCAATTACGGAACGGCGCTGCCATTGGCACAGGGAATAAAGTTTGAGATTGACTAA
- a CDS encoding PqqD family protein: MKYQLTSEQISSKVAGETVILNHNKGAYYGLDEVGVLIWDTLEQGPQTIEALCEVVTNEYEVDPGDCQSDIDALLQELISEGLVETIQ, encoded by the coding sequence ATGAAATACCAGCTTACATCTGAACAGATTTCGTCCAAGGTTGCCGGGGAAACAGTAATTCTCAACCACAACAAAGGCGCATATTATGGTCTCGATGAAGTTGGGGTCCTGATCTGGGACACATTGGAACAAGGGCCGCAGACCATCGAAGCGCTGTGCGAGGTAGTGACCAATGAATATGAGGTAGATCCCGGCGACTGCCAAAGCGATATCGACGCGCTGTTGCAGGAGCTGATTTCGGAAGGGCTGGTTGAAACAATCCAATAG
- a CDS encoding lasso peptide biosynthesis B2 protein, with protein MSKIGKLIRRWRNLSGPEKWIFLRATWCLLWIKAGLVLLPFPTFRKWYHRLSSPSRLQEPDPGLTQRTVWAVDTAANLLPLELLCLPRALATKYLLRNFPALTLEIGIEINPAKQFEAHAWVEQNGNIIIGRWPETVSYKRLWVWE; from the coding sequence TTGAGCAAAATCGGTAAGCTGATACGGAGATGGCGGAACTTGTCCGGACCGGAGAAATGGATTTTTCTGCGGGCAACCTGGTGCTTGCTTTGGATTAAAGCCGGGCTCGTACTGCTACCCTTCCCGACGTTCAGAAAATGGTACCATCGGCTAAGCAGCCCCAGCCGGTTGCAGGAACCCGATCCGGGTCTTACGCAGCGGACCGTGTGGGCTGTCGACACTGCTGCCAATCTCCTGCCGTTAGAACTTTTGTGCCTTCCCAGGGCGCTCGCCACCAAATACCTGCTTCGTAATTTCCCTGCACTAACCCTTGAAATCGGAATAGAGATCAATCCCGCGAAACAATTCGAGGCGCATGCCTGGGTGGAGCAAAACGGCAACATTATTATCGGGCGCTGGCCTGAAACCGTTTCCTACAAGCGGCTCTGGGTTTGGGAATGA
- a CDS encoding serine kinase, with protein MHYYIAFGLHIHSEISLPELAEGDAHSVAEIYIRKGEVRLPAMHPTRIFRRGIKAAFGEDESQALYLNWPNVASFKASGGNELVVSPVASDPDIISLFTVSEALGLILFQRGHFLLHASAVVVGEEAWCFMGMPGAGKSSTAAAFIKAGCRLLSDDLTAITFDEAGKPFILPAYPQLKIWERTVAGLQYDPSDLEPVSEGVNKYAYQPREQFTAQPVPLKKVFFLHKARNKPEFQNLGIAEIPGEMLRNFPLPASLIADKNLKRHFFQSLQCARSAEVLRRRRPEGFEKLEKWAEDSIREQLIAE; from the coding sequence ATGCATTATTACATCGCTTTCGGGCTTCATATCCATTCAGAAATTTCCTTGCCCGAACTGGCCGAAGGCGACGCGCATTCCGTAGCCGAAATCTATATCCGCAAAGGCGAGGTCCGCCTGCCAGCCATGCATCCCACCCGCATTTTCCGAAGGGGCATTAAAGCTGCGTTCGGTGAGGACGAGAGCCAGGCATTGTACCTGAATTGGCCCAACGTGGCATCTTTCAAAGCGTCGGGCGGTAACGAGCTGGTCGTATCTCCCGTCGCATCCGACCCGGATATCATTAGCCTTTTTACGGTAAGCGAAGCATTAGGACTCATTTTGTTTCAAAGAGGGCACTTTTTGCTGCATGCGAGCGCGGTGGTGGTGGGTGAGGAGGCCTGGTGCTTCATGGGAATGCCCGGTGCAGGGAAGTCGAGCACAGCTGCGGCGTTTATCAAAGCCGGTTGCAGATTGTTGAGCGACGACCTTACGGCGATCACTTTTGACGAAGCGGGGAAGCCATTTATCTTGCCCGCTTATCCGCAATTGAAGATTTGGGAAAGAACGGTAGCCGGGCTGCAATATGATCCGTCGGACTTGGAACCGGTGAGTGAAGGAGTTAATAAATACGCTTACCAGCCCCGCGAGCAGTTTACTGCACAGCCTGTTCCGCTTAAAAAGGTCTTTTTTCTGCACAAAGCGAGGAACAAACCTGAATTTCAGAACCTGGGCATTGCCGAAATACCCGGCGAAATGCTGCGCAATTTTCCATTGCCCGCGTCCCTCATCGCCGATAAAAATCTGAAAAGACATTTCTTCCAAAGCCTGCAATGTGCCCGGTCGGCCGAAGTGCTTCGGAGAAGACGTCCGGAAGGTTTTGAAAAGCTCGAAAAATGGGCTGAGGACAGTATCCGTGAACAGCTAATCGCGGAATGA
- a CDS encoding nucleotidyltransferase domain-containing protein — MQRIEISRELAYLVEAAVRPSDHQPFSVGNAPFDPQKYLALAKWHQIRPLAFEHAAEKSLDLPAPVLRSLREFTLGQAVTNMAFLGICVRLYNRLADNGIKVFPMKGALWAWMLYDKPASREFGDIDYFVDRNDVSKSLDVLLDEGFAADSYRHYLLKQKAVVGDYLDTDYQLPLTPLQDHTLQSLEIQWNCTYPRYCYNFTWDELAGQRVAFSMMGKSVLVPPMEIQLMMMVIHHGGVEQWDKLKYMADFVRLLDKSAATLDWAYVSRITREKGFHKLLLESLGVAGCLTGRDYLAQAGAGPGYPSQDFLQEILTHWENERPALKTKTWRIFFYNIRYRDRWSDKLSIVAAHLGYLTHWRLLRHKMIWYKKRPLNEADGDRAVNAMAGRQNL; from the coding sequence ATGCAGCGGATCGAAATTTCCCGAGAACTGGCTTACCTGGTGGAAGCGGCAGTCAGGCCGTCGGACCACCAGCCGTTTTCAGTCGGAAATGCTCCTTTTGACCCGCAAAAATACCTAGCACTGGCCAAATGGCATCAGATAAGGCCGCTCGCATTCGAACATGCCGCGGAGAAGTCGCTGGACCTGCCCGCCCCCGTGCTGCGTTCGCTCCGCGAATTTACGCTTGGGCAGGCTGTTACCAACATGGCCTTTCTGGGCATCTGCGTGCGGCTGTACAACAGGTTGGCCGACAATGGCATTAAAGTATTTCCCATGAAAGGCGCGCTTTGGGCGTGGATGCTTTACGATAAGCCCGCCTCGCGCGAGTTTGGCGATATCGACTATTTCGTCGACCGTAATGATGTCTCCAAAAGCCTGGACGTGCTGCTGGACGAAGGCTTTGCGGCGGATAGTTACCGCCATTATCTTTTGAAGCAAAAAGCCGTAGTGGGCGATTACCTTGATACGGATTATCAGCTGCCATTAACTCCTTTGCAGGACCATACATTACAATCGCTTGAAATACAGTGGAATTGCACCTATCCCCGCTATTGCTACAATTTCACATGGGATGAACTGGCCGGTCAGCGTGTCGCGTTCAGCATGATGGGAAAATCGGTGCTTGTGCCGCCAATGGAAATTCAGCTCATGATGATGGTCATTCACCACGGTGGGGTGGAGCAGTGGGATAAATTGAAATACATGGCGGATTTTGTGCGGTTGCTGGATAAGTCGGCGGCGACGCTGGATTGGGCCTATGTTAGCCGCATTACGCGGGAGAAAGGCTTCCACAAACTACTGCTCGAATCACTGGGCGTGGCAGGCTGTCTTACCGGCCGCGATTACCTCGCTCAGGCGGGAGCAGGCCCAGGCTATCCTTCGCAGGATTTTTTACAGGAAATCCTGACGCACTGGGAGAATGAACGGCCGGCCCTCAAAACCAAAACTTGGCGGATTTTCTTCTATAATATAAGGTACCGCGACAGATGGTCGGATAAACTATCCATTGTCGCGGCACACCTGGGTTACCTTACCCACTGGAGATTGCTGAGGCACAAGATGATCTGGTACAAAAAACGGCCGTTAAACGAGGCGGACGGTGATCGTGCCGTCAATGCTATGGCCGGGCGCCAGAATTTGTAG
- a CDS encoding aldose 1-epimerase yields the protein MSFEIFKQQFGDLTEYVIHDTTTENRCVIIPELGGIVRQLSLRKGLTLFSLLKTPATPAALLADTKSASELLFPFASRIPEGKYKFLGKNYELDKNEDGGLNAIHGLVRKNHFHLDEQAIHADHAYIQLSYTIDNAKGYPFLVHFSVRYTLHADGRFEVKYEAKNNGQAPAPAMFGWHPYWMLGNEDVEAWKINIPSKRLVTFNENLIPVGTEPFEMAMPALLHRREFDNCFIVDAGPYATTELISKNQDVTLRIEQETEKFKYLVVYTPPARDCVAIEPLTANVDSFNTGEGLQILAPGHSIDGTITVRLV from the coding sequence ATGTCCTTTGAAATTTTCAAGCAGCAATTTGGCGACCTCACCGAATATGTCATACACGACACCACTACCGAAAACCGCTGCGTAATCATCCCCGAACTGGGTGGGATTGTCCGTCAGCTCTCGTTACGGAAAGGGCTCACGCTCTTCTCGCTACTCAAAACACCCGCCACACCGGCCGCGCTGTTGGCCGATACAAAAAGTGCCAGCGAATTACTGTTCCCGTTCGCAAGCCGCATTCCGGAAGGTAAATACAAGTTTTTGGGTAAAAATTATGAATTGGATAAAAACGAGGACGGCGGCTTGAACGCAATTCATGGCCTAGTCCGGAAGAATCATTTTCATCTCGACGAGCAGGCTATTCATGCGGATCACGCATACATCCAGCTGTCCTACACGATCGATAATGCCAAAGGCTATCCATTCCTGGTTCACTTTTCAGTGCGCTACACCCTGCATGCAGACGGTCGTTTTGAGGTAAAATATGAAGCCAAAAACAATGGACAGGCACCCGCGCCGGCTATGTTCGGCTGGCACCCCTACTGGATGCTCGGCAACGAGGATGTGGAAGCCTGGAAAATTAATATTCCCTCGAAACGCCTCGTGACGTTCAATGAAAACCTCATTCCGGTTGGCACGGAGCCATTCGAGATGGCGATGCCGGCGCTGCTGCATCGGAGAGAGTTCGATAATTGCTTCATTGTAGATGCCGGTCCGTACGCTACCACGGAGCTGATCTCGAAAAACCAGGATGTAACGCTTCGCATTGAACAGGAAACGGAGAAATTCAAATACCTGGTCGTATATACGCCGCCTGCGCGCGACTGCGTAGCCATCGAACCGCTTACGGCCAACGTCGATTCGTTTAACACCGGAGAAGGGCTACAAATTCTGGCGCCCGGCCATAGCATTGACGGCACGATCACCGTCCGCCTCGTTTAA
- the ftsH gene encoding ATP-dependent zinc metalloprotease FtsH, which produces MSENDNKRGPLNPKSPQKGYQGWIIAALIATILGITYLNRTSTIRETTQKRFEKMMADKEVERVTIVNDKSVEVTLKPEALKLDKYRVVAKENNYFGGESASHYQFQVTSAETFKKDFDKMQEGTPDDDKVPFVVDTRNDWTSFLGTWGFFIVMILVMYFILGRMSGGVGPGGQIFNIGRSRATLFDAENKVKITFNDVAGLDEAKEEIKEIVEYLQSPDKFKKLGAKIPKGALLVGPPGTGKTLLAKAVAGEAGVPFFSLSGSDFVEMFVGVGAARVRDLFKQAKEKAPCIIFIDEIDAVGRSRGRGAMPGSNDERENTLNSLLVEMDGFATDSGIIIVAATNRPDVLDPALLRPGRFDRQISVDKPDVIGREAIFKVHLKPLKLATDVNIQKLSSQTPGFAGAEIANVCNEAALIAARRNREEVTMQDFQDAMDRVIGGLEKKNKLISPEEKQIVAYHEAGHAVAGWFLEHADPLVKVSIVPRGVAALGYAQYLPREQYLYRTEQLFDEMCMTLGGRAAEDVVFGKISTGALSDLERVTKVAYSMVTMYGMNERIGNISFYDSKQTDYSFTKPYSESTSQAIDEEVRKLVDEAYQFVKNLLIEKRDALEVLAKELLEKEILFQADLEKLIGKRPYEKETSYQAYINRRSNEEAAIHEEVVKQTLEKDRKEEEMAEAEKSADNE; this is translated from the coding sequence ATGTCTGAAAACGATAACAAAAGGGGGCCACTCAACCCTAAAAGTCCTCAGAAGGGATATCAAGGTTGGATTATAGCCGCTCTGATCGCTACTATACTCGGAATCACGTACCTTAACCGCACATCAACCATCCGCGAAACCACTCAGAAACGTTTCGAAAAGATGATGGCTGACAAGGAAGTGGAGCGCGTTACCATTGTGAACGACAAATCGGTGGAAGTAACGCTCAAACCCGAAGCGCTCAAACTCGATAAATACAGGGTTGTTGCAAAGGAAAATAACTATTTCGGCGGCGAAAGTGCCTCGCATTACCAGTTTCAGGTTACGTCTGCGGAAACCTTTAAGAAGGATTTCGATAAAATGCAGGAAGGCACGCCGGACGACGACAAGGTACCTTTTGTGGTAGATACCCGCAACGACTGGACCAGTTTCCTCGGAACCTGGGGCTTTTTCATTGTCATGATCCTGGTGATGTACTTCATTCTCGGCAGAATGTCGGGTGGTGTAGGACCGGGTGGCCAGATCTTCAACATCGGCCGCTCACGCGCAACGCTTTTCGATGCAGAAAACAAGGTAAAGATCACATTTAATGATGTGGCTGGCCTCGACGAAGCGAAAGAAGAGATCAAGGAAATTGTGGAATACCTGCAAAGCCCCGACAAATTCAAGAAACTCGGTGCGAAAATTCCCAAAGGTGCATTGCTCGTAGGACCTCCGGGAACGGGTAAAACATTGCTCGCTAAGGCAGTAGCCGGTGAAGCAGGCGTGCCATTCTTCTCCCTGTCCGGTTCCGATTTCGTAGAAATGTTCGTGGGTGTGGGTGCAGCGCGTGTGCGTGACCTCTTTAAACAAGCGAAAGAAAAAGCGCCTTGTATCATCTTTATCGATGAGATCGACGCAGTAGGTCGTTCACGTGGCCGTGGCGCCATGCCGGGTTCGAACGACGAACGTGAAAATACATTGAACTCCCTTTTGGTGGAAATGGACGGTTTCGCAACCGACTCCGGCATTATCATCGTGGCAGCCACCAACCGCCCCGACGTTCTCGACCCTGCATTGCTCCGTCCGGGACGTTTTGACCGCCAGATTTCCGTAGACAAACCGGACGTGATCGGTCGTGAGGCGATTTTCAAAGTGCATTTGAAGCCATTGAAACTGGCTACTGACGTTAATATCCAGAAACTTTCATCCCAGACGCCTGGCTTTGCCGGTGCTGAAATCGCGAACGTTTGTAACGAAGCTGCATTGATCGCCGCCCGCCGCAACCGCGAAGAGGTAACCATGCAGGATTTCCAGGATGCGATGGACCGTGTGATTGGTGGTTTGGAAAAGAAAAACAAACTCATTTCGCCGGAAGAGAAGCAAATCGTGGCTTACCACGAGGCAGGTCACGCAGTGGCAGGCTGGTTCCTGGAACATGCCGATCCATTGGTGAAAGTGTCGATCGTACCACGTGGTGTGGCGGCATTGGGTTACGCACAATATCTCCCGCGTGAGCAGTATCTGTACCGTACCGAGCAGCTGTTTGATGAAATGTGTATGACATTGGGCGGCCGCGCTGCGGAAGATGTAGTATTCGGCAAAATCTCAACCGGCGCATTGAGCGACCTCGAACGCGTGACGAAAGTGGCGTACAGCATGGTGACCATGTACGGTATGAACGAGCGCATCGGTAATATTTCATTCTACGATTCGAAACAAACCGATTATTCATTCACCAAACCTTACTCGGAATCGACGTCGCAGGCGATTGACGAAGAGGTGAGAAAGCTGGTGGACGAGGCTTACCAGTTTGTTAAAAACCTGCTGATCGAAAAACGTGACGCATTGGAAGTGTTGGCGAAAGAATTGCTGGAAAAAGAAATCCTGTTCCAGGCAGATCTCGAAAAACTGATTGGCAAGCGTCCTTACGAGAAGGAAACGAGCTACCAGGCCTATATCAACCGCCGCTCGAATGAAGAGGCTGCGATCCACGAAGAAGTGGTGAAACAGACTTTGGAAAAAGATCGTAAAGAGGAAGAGATGGCAGAGGCGGAAAAAAGCGCCGACAACGAATAA
- the rsfS gene encoding ribosome silencing factor: protein MKERKNKELSSKDLTELVVKGMTEKKGLDIAILDLRKVKNSITDFFVICSGNSDTQIDALANSVEEEVYKISKTEPWQKEGKANGEWILIDYVDVVAHIFNKERRKHYDLEELWGDAEVTYLEDSMV from the coding sequence ATGAAAGAACGCAAAAATAAAGAACTATCCTCAAAAGATCTCACCGAACTGGTGGTGAAGGGCATGACAGAAAAGAAGGGTTTGGACATTGCCATATTAGACCTCAGAAAAGTAAAAAATTCAATAACTGACTTTTTCGTGATTTGCTCGGGGAATTCCGACACTCAGATAGATGCTTTGGCCAACTCGGTCGAGGAAGAAGTTTATAAAATATCCAAAACAGAGCCCTGGCAAAAAGAAGGAAAGGCTAATGGGGAATGGATTTTGATTGATTATGTGGACGTAGTCGCACATATTTTCAACAAAGAACGTCGCAAACATTACGATCTGGAAGAACTTTGGGGAGATGCAGAGGTGACATACCTGGAAGATTCCATGGTATAA
- a CDS encoding biotin--[acetyl-CoA-carboxylase] ligase, translated as MYNSTPDTLIIGKKVIYLPTCHSTNDIAAEIVHAGLFEEGTVVITDNQVKGRGQRGTVWNAVAGQNLTFSVILNPTFLPIQEQFLISQITALAIRGYLASYVTDTKVKWPNDIYMNSRKAVGVLIENSLQGSRFATSIVGIGVNINQSHFENGFATSLLRETGRTFTLTEEFHKLLKFLDTHYVRLRSGGQYEAIRREYLSHLYGYQQDVKFAYQGNITNGSVTNVTQLGKIRIKLATEPEELEFGLKEIEWVKE; from the coding sequence TTGTACAACTCTACACCGGACACGCTAATAATTGGTAAAAAAGTTATATACCTGCCAACTTGTCATTCCACCAACGACATAGCGGCTGAAATAGTACATGCGGGGTTGTTTGAAGAAGGAACGGTTGTCATAACCGACAATCAGGTGAAGGGAAGAGGCCAGCGCGGTACTGTCTGGAATGCCGTCGCGGGTCAGAATCTGACATTTTCCGTCATCCTGAATCCCACATTTCTACCCATTCAGGAGCAGTTTCTCATCAGCCAGATCACCGCCCTCGCTATCCGCGGCTACCTGGCGAGCTACGTAACCGACACGAAGGTGAAATGGCCTAACGATATTTATATGAACAGCCGCAAAGCAGTAGGTGTTTTGATCGAAAATTCCCTGCAAGGTTCGCGGTTTGCGACTTCCATTGTCGGTATTGGGGTGAATATCAATCAATCACATTTCGAAAACGGCTTCGCTACATCGCTGCTCCGCGAAACAGGCCGCACATTTACATTGACGGAAGAATTTCACAAGCTCCTCAAATTCCTGGACACACACTACGTCCGGCTCCGCTCCGGCGGCCAGTACGAAGCGATCCGGCGTGAATACCTAAGCCATTTGTATGGTTATCAGCAAGATGTGAAATTTGCTTACCAGGGCAACATCACAAACGGCTCGGTAACCAATGTGACACAGCTTGGAAAAATCCGTATAAAATTGGCCACCGAGCCGGAAGAACTGGAATTCGGTTTGAAAGAAATCGAGTGGGTTAAAGAGTGA
- a CDS encoding transmembrane 220 family protein: MRLLKIFFGILFVIFAYFQVDDPDSGVWIGIYSFAALGCFMSIRELWPPWVFYALAAGYLIGAIFQWPPEFEGIFFGEAAMRTLNIELARESLGLGICAVVMAVIGKWG, from the coding sequence ATGAGACTTTTAAAGATATTTTTCGGCATACTCTTCGTGATTTTTGCCTATTTCCAGGTCGATGACCCCGATTCGGGCGTTTGGATCGGGATTTACAGCTTTGCCGCGCTTGGCTGCTTCATGAGCATCCGTGAGCTGTGGCCACCGTGGGTGTTTTACGCGCTTGCTGCGGGCTATTTAATTGGCGCTATTTTTCAATGGCCGCCAGAGTTTGAAGGAATTTTCTTCGGAGAAGCTGCGATGCGCACCCTCAATATCGAACTCGCGCGCGAGTCTCTTGGCTTGGGCATTTGCGCGGTCGTGATGGCCGTGATCGGCAAATGGGGCTGA
- a CDS encoding tetratricopeptide repeat protein codes for MLRLFFFIILISLYSCSQSSDAFLQKGKELMQQGKTREAIEFINKAIEKNTTNADAFNLRGVAYYELKENDNALLDFAQAIKLQPGSYRPYFNRALLYKDENKLDSAFADYNKSAELAPDTADVFLNRGQLLVLMDKAPEAIQDFEKATKLDENNKQAWYNLGNTYYRTQDFKKATLAFRQTVKLDGQYGKAFYGLGLAQYNEGEKDLGCTSLKQALNLGYSDAANALAQFCQ; via the coding sequence ATGCTTCGATTATTTTTTTTTATTATCCTGATTTCCCTCTACTCCTGTTCACAATCTTCCGACGCGTTCCTGCAAAAAGGTAAAGAGCTCATGCAGCAAGGCAAAACCCGCGAAGCGATTGAATTCATCAACAAAGCGATCGAAAAAAACACCACCAATGCCGACGCGTTCAATCTCCGCGGCGTAGCTTATTATGAACTGAAAGAAAACGACAATGCATTGCTTGATTTCGCGCAGGCTATCAAGCTGCAACCCGGCTCCTACCGCCCCTATTTCAACCGTGCGCTGCTCTATAAGGATGAAAACAAGCTCGATTCCGCCTTTGCCGACTACAACAAATCGGCAGAACTCGCGCCTGACACCGCCGACGTATTCCTGAACCGCGGCCAGCTGCTCGTGCTCATGGACAAAGCGCCCGAAGCGATCCAGGACTTTGAAAAAGCGACCAAGCTCGACGAAAACAATAAACAAGCCTGGTATAACCTCGGCAACACTTACTACCGCACGCAGGATTTCAAAAAAGCCACATTGGCCTTCCGCCAGACGGTAAAACTGGACGGCCAATATGGAAAGGCGTTCTACGGACTTGGCCTGGCGCAGTATAATGAAGGGGAAAAAGACTTAGGTTGTACCAGCCTGAAACAGGCGCTGAACCTTGGTTACAGCGATGCGGCGAACGCTTTGGCGCAATTTTGTCAGTAA